The following are encoded together in the Acanthochromis polyacanthus isolate Apoly-LR-REF ecotype Palm Island chromosome 14, KAUST_Apoly_ChrSc, whole genome shotgun sequence genome:
- the si:ch211-199f5.1 gene encoding protocadherin-8, with amino-acid sequence MRLLTEGARKMMGGKFITYCHRWIFILSLHQFLFASWALSEGNTIRYQTNEEDAPGTVIGNLAKDMSLSLSHSSKTNFRMMKQFNDSFIRVRESDGELAVGERIDRERICRHTPQCVITFDVVNFSKDRYKLIHVEVEIKDINDNSPEFPNKESVVEISENAAVGSRIPLDPAADADVGSNYIQSYQISVNSHFTIDVLLRADGVKYAELVLMKELDRETQSSYTVELVATDGGNPYRSGSTKITIKVTDFNDNSPVFDQNSFSVSLPEDAPVGTVILDLNAVDADEGLNGEVVYGFGKQVSHEIRELFRVDNKSGRLTLRSPVDFEDKSTYELDVQATDLGPNPTPSVCKIIIHVTDVNDNAPEISITPMTSITTGIAHISEAADKDSLVALISTLDRDSGVNSQVHCTLYGHDHFKLRQAYEDSYMIVTAAALDRERISEYNLTVIAEDLGSPPLRKITQYTIRLSDENDNAPHFAKAVYEVSVVENNAPGAYITTVEASDADLGNNGKITYRLVDSVIMGSPVNTFVSLNSVSGSIYALRSFNYEVMKQLDIHIQASDGGSPQLQSTAVIRLKIVDQNDNQPSIIEPPLYKGSTEVFLPKDAPAGYVVTQIKATDADEGINAQLSYKITEGGHLGFSINKDTGKVHVSRQLTYDLADSVKVTVSVIDSGSPALTSTAIIHFSFIEGTLPSLPSLAENGSEELFEWDMSIAIIIVLAGSCSLLLLAIILITTICSRRKKETREADDKEDLPNVEKVESGHIDSLIANHKGKVFDTHPFPEKPPMAGSNTTEAGCEDGRQTAGIFESNSRVMEGKLKGYSTLPGYGKETVRPITIWKGNSFTTISARDPHISGKDSGKGDSDFNDSDSDISGDVHKKESPPTNSLWACTSECKVLGHSDRCWSPSATRPNTSMACGPHLSTFSKTASLPRDTRRENYYPAHIPKTNGLQSVYEKVQHQEFDYILVGPPTPARIQETDEISIPEYTNS; translated from the exons ATGAGGCTGCTTACCGAGGGAGCAAGGAAGATGATGGGGGGCAAATTTATAACTTATTGCCACCGGTGGATTTTTATACTCTCACTCCATCAATTTTTATTCGCCTCTTGGGCTCTGTCCGAAGGAAATACTATCCGATACCAGACTAACGAGGAGGACGCACCAGGTACGGTCATTGGAAACCTCGCCAAGGACATGTCCTTGAGTCTGTCTCATTCCTCCAAGACCAATTTCAGGATGATGAAACAATTCAACGACTCATTCATCAGGGTAAGGGAGAGCGACGGGGAGCTGGCTGTCGGGGAACGAATTGACAGGGAGAGGATCTGCAGACACACTCCACAGTGTGTGATCACTTTTGACGTGGTTAATTTCTCCAAAGATCGCTACAAATTGATTCACGTTGAAGTGGAAATAAAGGACATCAATGACAACTCTCCGGAGTTTCCAAACAAGGAATCCGTGGTGGAGATCTCAGAGAATGCAGCAGTTGGCTCCCGCATCCCTTTGGACCCAGCTGCGGACGCAGATGTCGGGTCAAACTACATCCAAAGCTACCAAATTTCTGTTAATAGTCATTTCACCATTGATGTGCTCCTGAGAGCGGATGGGGTTAAATATGCGGAATTGGTGCTAATGAAAGAGCTAGACAGGGAGACTCAGTCATCATACACTGTGGAGCTGGTCGCCACAGACGGAGGGAACCCGTACAGATCGGGGTCAACAAAGATAACTATCAAAGTGACTGACTTCAACGACAATAGTCCCGTTTTTGACCAGAACAGCTTCTCTGTCAGTTTGCCAGAGGACGCACCGGTTGGCACAGTGATCCTGGACTTGAACGCAGTGGATGCTGATGAGGGGTTAAACGGGGAGGTCGTTTACGGGTTCGGGAAGCAGGTTTCTCACGAGATCCGAGAACTTTTCCGAGTGGATAATAAATCGGGTCGCCTGACGCTCAGGAGCCCCGTGGATTTTGAGGACAAAAGCACCTATGAGCTGGACGTGCAGGCGACTGATCTGGGACCCAACCCGACCCCCTCCGTGTGCAAAATCATCATCCACGTCACCGATGTTAATGACAATGCCCCGGAAATCAGCATCACCCCGATGACCTCCATCACGACGGGCATCGCGCACATCAGCGAGGCGGCGGACAAGGACAGTCTGGTGGCGCTCATCAGCACCCTGGACAGAGACTCTGGAGTCAACAGCCAGGTCCACTGCACCCTGTACGGCCACGACCACTTCAAACTCCGCCAGGCGTACGAGGACAGCTACATGAtagtgacagcagcagctctggacaGGGAGAGGATCAGTGAGTATAACCTGACGGTCATAGCTGAGGATTTGGGGTCACCTCCACTGAGAAAAATCACCCAGTACACCATCAGGCTCAGCGACGAGAACGACAACGCCCCTCACTTTGCCAAAGCTGTGTATGAAGTTTCAGTGGTGGAAAACAATGCCCCGGGCGCTTATATCACCACAGTGGAGGCCAGTGATGCTGATCTGGGCAACAATGGGAAAATTACTTACAGACTGGTGGACAGTGTCATCATGGGCTCCCCAGTGAACACCTTTGTGTCTCTTAATTCAGTGTCTGGCTCCATATATGCCCTGAGAAGTTTCAATTATGAAGTGATGAAACAGCTAGACATACACATTCAAGCCAGCGATGGGGGGTCACCACAGCTGCAGAGCACAGCTGTCATCAGATTAAAAATAGTTGATCAGAATGACAACCAGCCCTCTATCATAGAGCCCCCCCTGTACAAGGGATCTACTGAGGTTTTCCTGCCCAAAGATGCACCTGCAGGTTATGTGGTAACCCAGATAAAGGCCACAGATGCTGATGAAGGCATAAATGCACAGCTGTCCTATAAAATCACCGAGGGGGGACACCTGGGTTTCTCCATCAACAAAGACACTGGGAAGGTGCACGTGAGCCGACAGCTGACGTATGATCTCGCAGACAGTGTCAAAGTCACGGTGTCGGTCATCGACAGCGGATCCCCAGCGCTCACCTCCACAGCCATTATTCACTTCAGCTTCATAGAAGGGACTCTGCCTAGTTTGCCTTCCTTGGCTGAAAATGGCAGCGAGGAGCTCTTTGAATGGGACATGTCCATAGCCATAATCATTGTCCTGGCAGGGAGCTGCTCTCTCCTCTTGCTGGCTATCATCCTCATCACAACCATTTGCAGCCGACGCAAAAAGGAGACGAGGGAAGCGGATGACAAAGAAGACTTACCGAATGTGGAGAAAGTGGAAAGTGGTCATATTGATTCATTGATTGCCAACCACAAAGGGAAAGTGTTTGATACCCATCCATTTCCAGAGAAACCTCCAATGGCCGGCAGCAACACAACAGAGGCAGGCTGTGAGGACGGCAGGCAGACAGCAGGCATCTTTGAGTCAAACAGCAGGGTGATGGAGGGtaaactaaag GGTTATTCTACACTGCCAGGATATGGGAAAGAAACTGTCAGGCCGATAACAATATGGAAGGGCAATTCATTCACAACAATCTCAGCAAGAGATCCCCACATCAGTGGCAAGGACAGTGGAAAAGGGGACAGCGACTTCAATGACAGCGATTCAGACATAAGTGGAGATGTGCACAAAAAAGAGTCGCCACCCACCAACA GTCTCTGGGCATGTACAAGTGAGTGCAAAGTGCTGGGACACTCGGACCGATGCTGGAGCCCTTCGGCTACAAGGCCCAACACGAGCATGGCCTGTGGACCACATCTGTCGACGTTCTCCAAGACAGCTTCACTTCCCCGGGACACCAGGAGGGAAAACTACTACCCAGCTCACATACCCAAAACCAACGGTCTGCAAAGTGTGTACGAAAAGGTTCAGCACCAGGAGTTTGATTATATCCTTGTTGGTCCACCAACTCCAGCCAGAATACAAGAAACGGATGAAATTTCCATCCCAGAGTACACAAActcttaa
- the cnmd gene encoding leukocyte cell-derived chemotaxin 1 — MREIMEKVQNAAHGSSCFEHCRPPGQSKPTSATVRPLLRCGAVALIAGAVLMLCASMAALYLWKVSDKNVYNVRYSMNINGEVREGSMEIDSDNNLERFKTGSGAEEAVEIHDFQIGITGIRFFGGDKCYIKSQIKANLPHMGAHNKETLMFDLTDELMPVRFDEEFLIWVAAEQPLKDTRFLSSKILDLCGELPIYWLQPMYPKDGERKKRDTQSNMEEVEAAAEEWDPVSRTEHDTSRAVEGEEEGAQSAAGSAYNPENPYHHSGGAREEGAMTFDTMLDHRGICCSECQRSYTHCQRVCEPLRGYWPWPYNYRGCQVACRVIMPCRWWVARIFGLV, encoded by the exons ATGAGAGAGATtatggaaaaagtccaaaatgcaGCTCATGGATCTTCCTGTTTTGAACACTGCAGGCCTCCG GGACAAAGCAAACCGACCTCCGCCACAGTCAGGCCTCTCCTGAGATGCGGAGCTGTGGCTCTTATTGCCGGTGCAGTGTTAATGTTGTGTGCATCCATGGCTGCTCTCTACCTGTGGAAAGTCAGCGATAAAAAT GTTTATAATGTTCGTTACAGTATGAACATCAATGGGGAGGTGAGGGAGGGCTCCATGGAAATCGATTCTGACAACAATCTGGAGAGGTTTAAAACTGGGAGCGGAGCTGAGGAGGCTGTGGAGATTCATGACTTTCAAATT GGAATAACGGGAATCCGCTTCTTTGGAGGAGACAAGTGCTATATCAAATCCCAAATCAAAGCCAACCTTCCACACATGGGAGCtcacaacaaagagacactgaTGTTTGACCTG ACAGATGAATTAATGCCAGTGAGGTTTGATGAGGAGTTCCTCATATGGGTTGCAGCAGAGCAGCCGCTGAAGGACACCCGGTTTCTGAGCAGTAAAATTCTGGATCTTTGTGGGGAACTTCCAATTTATTGGCTCCAACCGATGTATCCTAAAg ATggggagaggaaaaagagagacaCGCAGTCGAACATGGAGGAGGTTGAGGCGGCTGCTGAGGAGTGGGACCCGGTGAGTCGTACAGAGCACGACACCTCCAGAGCTGtggagggagaagaggagggggcCCAGTCAGCTGCAGGGTCAGCGTACAATCCCGAAAACCCCTATCAT CACAGCGGAGGGGCCAGAGAGGAAGGCGCCATGACCTTTGACACCATGTTAGACCACCGGGGAATCTGCTGCTCAGAATGCCAACGCAGCTACACTCACTGTCAGAGAGTGTGCGAGCCTCTGCGCGGATACTGGCCTTGGCCTTACAACTACAGAGGCTGCCAGGTAGCTTGTCGAGTCATTATGCCCTGTCGCTGGTGGGTGGCACGCATTTTTGGTCTTGTGTAA